The following coding sequences lie in one Vibrio algicola genomic window:
- the ylqF gene encoding ribosome biogenesis GTPase YlqF, with protein MSTINNSIQWFPGHMHKARKEIEEVIPKIDVIIEVLDARIPFSSENPLISHLRGDKPCIKVLNKRDLSDPELTQLWIDHFEKEQGVKAMAITTENPQEVFKIMELCRKLAPHRSDIGKDIRTMIMGIPNVGKSTIINTLAGRMIAQTGNQPAVTRRQQRINLQNGIVLSDTPGILWPKVENPHSGFRLAATGAVKDTAMEYDEVAFYTVEYLAKEYPDLLKERYNIEELPQTEIELMEEIGRKRGALRAGGRIDLHKSSEILLHELRSGTLGKITLERPEMITQELIDVEIEAERKKEAQIKKKEERRKRYLRNKR; from the coding sequence ATGTCGACAATTAACAACAGCATCCAATGGTTTCCGGGCCATATGCACAAAGCTCGTAAAGAAATAGAAGAAGTTATCCCTAAAATCGACGTAATTATTGAAGTGCTGGATGCGCGTATTCCGTTCTCTAGTGAAAATCCGTTAATTTCACATCTGCGCGGTGATAAACCTTGTATTAAAGTGCTCAACAAACGTGATTTATCCGATCCGGAGCTAACCCAGTTATGGATCGATCACTTTGAAAAAGAGCAAGGCGTTAAAGCCATGGCGATCACCACTGAAAACCCGCAAGAAGTGTTTAAAATCATGGAGTTATGTCGAAAGTTAGCGCCACATCGTAGTGATATTGGTAAAGATATTCGCACCATGATCATGGGTATACCGAACGTAGGAAAATCAACGATTATCAATACGTTGGCCGGTCGCATGATTGCACAAACGGGTAACCAGCCAGCGGTAACGCGTCGCCAACAGCGTATTAATCTACAAAACGGCATAGTATTGTCGGATACCCCTGGGATTTTATGGCCTAAAGTTGAGAATCCGCACAGTGGTTTTCGTTTAGCCGCAACTGGCGCGGTTAAAGATACGGCAATGGAATATGATGAAGTGGCTTTTTATACAGTGGAATACCTTGCCAAGGAATACCCAGACTTATTGAAAGAGCGCTACAATATTGAAGAATTACCACAAACAGAAATTGAGTTGATGGAAGAGATTGGGCGTAAACGTGGTGCATTGCGCGCTGGTGGCCGAATTGATTTACACAAATCGTCTGAAATTTTATTGCATGAATTACGCAGCGGTACATTAGGAAAAATCACTCTTGAGCGACCAGAAATGATCACTCAAGAATTGATTGATGTAGAAATTGAAGCTGAACGTAAAAAAGAAGCACAAATTAAGAAAAAAGAAGAGCGCCGTAAACGTTATCTGCGTAATAAACGCTAG
- a CDS encoding HAD family hydrolase yields MTVDVSHYKALIFDMDGTLIDTMPSHLKAWQQTAEQYNFPYEQEWIHSMGGMPTLKVAKQLNAKYNIDIDPAVVAQTKIGYFASLIHDGKVIDCTYQVLEQFQGLKKMAIGTGSNHNNAMKLLEYNGMLPMIDALVTSKDVTNHKPNPDTFLLAAERLGIEPKDCVVFEDTEIGRQAAIAAGMACIMVVDGKLVESSTQVA; encoded by the coding sequence ATGACCGTAGATGTATCTCATTATAAAGCACTCATTTTTGATATGGATGGCACTTTAATCGATACCATGCCATCGCACTTAAAAGCGTGGCAACAAACGGCAGAGCAATATAACTTTCCATACGAACAAGAATGGATCCACAGTATGGGAGGGATGCCCACCTTAAAAGTGGCTAAGCAGTTAAATGCAAAGTATAACATCGATATCGATCCCGCAGTGGTGGCACAAACTAAGATAGGTTACTTTGCCTCTCTTATCCATGACGGAAAAGTTATTGATTGTACTTACCAAGTATTAGAGCAGTTCCAAGGGCTGAAAAAAATGGCGATTGGCACCGGAAGTAACCATAACAATGCCATGAAGTTATTAGAATACAACGGTATGTTGCCAATGATAGATGCGTTAGTTACTTCGAAAGATGTGACCAATCATAAGCCCAATCCCGATACCTTTTTATTGGCAGCAGAACGCTTAGGTATCGAGCCAAAAGATTGCGTGGTATTTGAAGACACCGAGATTGGACGCCAGGCTGCTATAGCGGCAGGAATGGCGTGTATTATGGTGGTTGATGGTAAATTAGTTGAAAGCAGTACTCAAGTCGCTTAG
- the yieH gene encoding 6-phosphogluconate phosphatase — protein sequence MSQSQIKCVIFDCDGTLVDSETLCCQALVQVFANYGAKVSYDNCMANFQGGKMFDILKDISESVGLTIPMEILEPQYREVMRQLFTDQLKPIPHALETVQYLISQNIAVCVVSNGPTAKMQQSLELTGMFDLFENNIFSAFDINCWKPEPDLLLYAAMQMGFKLEECLFVDDTENGVKAGINAGIQTIHFTPLEAKVIQHPLVSHIANLSELQKLPLFHH from the coding sequence ATGTCTCAATCCCAGATCAAATGCGTTATATTTGATTGCGATGGCACGCTAGTGGATAGCGAAACGCTATGCTGCCAAGCATTAGTACAAGTATTTGCCAATTACGGTGCTAAAGTAAGTTATGACAACTGCATGGCGAACTTTCAGGGCGGGAAAATGTTCGATATTCTCAAAGATATCAGTGAGAGTGTCGGGTTGACTATTCCAATGGAAATACTGGAGCCTCAGTATCGTGAAGTTATGCGTCAATTATTTACCGACCAACTCAAACCTATCCCGCATGCGCTAGAAACCGTTCAATATCTAATTAGTCAAAATATTGCGGTGTGCGTAGTTTCCAATGGACCAACCGCGAAGATGCAACAATCTCTTGAACTGACCGGAATGTTTGATCTTTTTGAAAATAATATCTTCAGTGCATTTGATATTAATTGCTGGAAACCCGAACCCGATTTACTGCTGTATGCGGCCATGCAGATGGGCTTTAAACTTGAAGAGTGCTTATTTGTGGATGATACCGAAAACGGAGTAAAAGCGGGTATCAATGCAGGGATCCAGACTATTCATTTTACACCATTAGAAGCTAAAGTGATTCAGCACCCATTAGTGAGTCATATTGCGAATTTATCTGAACTGCAAAAATTACCGCTATTTCATCATTAG
- a CDS encoding CobW family GTP-binding protein, translated as MSQRVATNIITGFLGAGKTTTILHLLKNKPKDENWAVLVNEFGEIGIDGALMTEQGAMIKEIPGGCMCCTAGVPMSVGINALLRTKPDRLLIEPTGLGHPKEVTSKLLSEQFAPYVDLKATIALVDPRHISDEKYTANQNFNDQLDSAQIIIANKADQSSEQDIDNLILWFEQFKLKHPLGAERLQLVTTSQGSIDLVLLEQVRVAEALTASEHSSHSHGHLDPQFGLQPGQEYVRKENKGQGYFSCGWLFGAEFIFNFDQLFSMLSSLTAERVKAVMNTDQGCYAFNMSNGVVSVNQMTLEGYESRIEVIDSELMPWQQLEDVLLSLIINK; from the coding sequence ATGTCACAGCGAGTCGCTACAAATATCATTACCGGTTTTTTAGGTGCGGGTAAAACCACCACCATCTTACATTTATTAAAGAATAAGCCTAAAGACGAAAATTGGGCGGTTTTAGTTAATGAATTTGGTGAAATTGGTATTGATGGTGCCTTGATGACCGAGCAAGGCGCGATGATCAAAGAGATCCCTGGTGGGTGTATGTGCTGTACCGCTGGTGTCCCAATGTCTGTGGGTATTAATGCGCTATTACGAACCAAGCCCGACCGTTTATTGATTGAACCAACGGGACTCGGTCATCCCAAAGAAGTGACTTCCAAATTACTCTCTGAGCAATTCGCTCCTTATGTTGATCTAAAAGCGACCATTGCTTTAGTCGATCCTCGTCATATCTCAGATGAAAAATATACGGCTAATCAAAATTTTAATGACCAACTTGACTCCGCTCAAATTATCATCGCCAATAAAGCGGATCAATCATCTGAACAAGATATCGATAATTTAATCCTTTGGTTTGAACAGTTTAAACTCAAGCATCCATTAGGCGCTGAACGATTACAGCTAGTGACAACGTCACAAGGTTCAATTGATTTAGTTTTACTTGAACAGGTAAGAGTCGCAGAAGCGTTAACGGCATCAGAACATTCAAGTCATAGCCATGGTCATTTAGATCCACAATTTGGCTTACAACCAGGACAAGAATACGTTCGTAAAGAAAATAAAGGACAAGGTTATTTTAGTTGTGGTTGGTTATTTGGTGCAGAGTTTATTTTCAATTTTGATCAACTATTTTCTATGTTGTCATCGCTCACTGCCGAGCGAGTCAAAGCGGTAATGAATACCGATCAGGGCTGCTATGCGTTTAATATGTCGAATGGTGTTGTATCAGTCAATCAAATGACACTGGAAGGTTATGAATCTCGAATTGAAGTGATCGATAGCGAGTTAATGCCATGGCAACAACTGGAAGATGTTTTATTATCTTTAATTATCAATAAATAG
- a CDS encoding FKBP-type peptidyl-prolyl cis-trans isomerase — MNDQKAAEENIKAGTAFLADNANKEGVITTPSGLQYLVLEKGSGEEHPSANSKVRVHYQGTLLDGTEFDSSYKRGEPIEFKLNQVVKGWQEGLQHMVVGEKIRLFVPYQLGYGKSGSGPIPAGATLIFEVELLDIVK; from the coding sequence ATGAATGATCAAAAAGCAGCAGAAGAAAATATCAAAGCGGGTACAGCCTTTCTGGCGGATAATGCCAATAAAGAAGGCGTGATCACAACCCCAAGCGGTTTGCAGTATTTGGTATTAGAAAAAGGTAGCGGTGAAGAACACCCAAGCGCCAACAGTAAAGTGCGCGTTCATTATCAAGGTACATTACTCGATGGTACGGAATTTGATAGCTCATACAAACGTGGTGAGCCAATTGAATTTAAGTTAAATCAAGTGGTAAAGGGCTGGCAAGAAGGTCTACAACACATGGTTGTCGGTGAGAAAATCCGTTTATTTGTGCCCTATCAACTGGGTTACGGTAAATCGGGTAGCGGCCCTATCCCTGCTGGTGCAACCTTGATTTTTGAAGTGGAATTATTAGATATTGTTAAGTAG
- a CDS encoding CreA family protein has translation MKKLIVALSLVTILAGCDNNEVGDVSLGLFTTKDIKLNTLIDPEVAGVTCHIASIEANLSLSDPSDSSISCRQTGEITPEMIAGIDRSESGETVFKKSKSVFFKTMKIRRIFDAKSQTLMYLSYSTKETSGSFKHSLSTVPLWGTKAYKTPEMLAQEKALKDAE, from the coding sequence ATGAAAAAGTTAATTGTGGCTCTAAGCTTGGTGACCATTTTAGCAGGGTGTGATAACAATGAGGTTGGGGATGTGTCTTTAGGGCTATTCACCACCAAAGATATTAAATTGAACACTTTAATTGATCCAGAAGTTGCCGGTGTGACCTGTCATATAGCCTCAATTGAAGCGAATTTAAGTTTATCTGATCCGAGTGATAGCTCGATTTCTTGCCGTCAAACCGGAGAAATTACCCCTGAAATGATTGCGGGTATTGATCGCTCAGAATCAGGTGAAACGGTCTTTAAAAAATCAAAAAGCGTGTTCTTTAAGACCATGAAGATCCGCCGTATTTTTGATGCTAAGAGCCAAACCTTAATGTACCTTTCTTATTCGACTAAAGAGACATCGGGCAGTTTCAAACATAGCCTATCAACGGTTCCTCTATGGGGCACGAAAGCGTATAAAACACCAGAAATGCTGGCGCAAGAAAAAGCCCTTAAAGATGCAGAATAA
- a CDS encoding thioredoxin domain-containing protein, producing the protein MPKHLKSLFLFAITLTFLSACSDNGKPELGVQYKKLPTALTQPDIKPVTEVFSLTCGHCRNLEPSLAELEGLTHQKFGKVHVTFNDQAQTAALFYYAGVMQLNHIPDEKMMSELFAAVQLGEGSTLTQQQQAVEQVFTSRHIISPYNFDELQKKALLEYLKGAMAITNQAKFDAVPTFIVNGKYQVLIPGHKDIQDIANTINYLLKQP; encoded by the coding sequence ATGCCAAAACATTTAAAAAGTCTGTTTTTATTTGCGATAACCTTAACATTTTTATCTGCTTGTTCTGATAATGGCAAGCCAGAGTTAGGTGTCCAATATAAGAAATTACCAACTGCATTAACCCAACCGGATATTAAACCGGTAACCGAAGTTTTCTCGTTAACTTGCGGTCATTGCCGTAATTTAGAACCGTCCCTTGCTGAGCTCGAAGGCTTAACTCATCAAAAATTTGGCAAGGTACACGTTACCTTCAACGACCAAGCTCAAACTGCAGCCTTATTCTATTATGCAGGGGTAATGCAGCTAAACCATATTCCAGACGAAAAAATGATGTCTGAATTATTCGCAGCGGTTCAATTAGGTGAAGGTTCGACCTTAACTCAGCAACAACAAGCGGTTGAGCAAGTATTCACCTCTCGTCATATCATTAGTCCATACAACTTTGATGAACTGCAAAAGAAAGCATTATTAGAGTACTTAAAAGGCGCAATGGCGATCACCAACCAAGCTAAATTTGATGCAGTACCTACCTTTATCGTTAACGGTAAATATCAAGTTCTCATTCCTGGTCATAAAGATATTCAAGATATCGCAAACACGATAAACTACTTGTTAAAACAACCATAA
- a CDS encoding flavodoxin, whose protein sequence is MESRVSQLIAQKIQWLSHHVDVAFPTPESLQGRELYLAAQATKTFTTQISSELLSQASQYPIWLDEVVLVDFHRLTIMFSILQAKAWSQQPEQEKLVIEFLTQIMLDDDYQLYMGFKQGEAVAALIVHKSVATTEDPSEYLLLSDVYLSSGYQVETALPFFASVIDLYQQPNDKKTIIVYPL, encoded by the coding sequence ATGGAGTCGCGAGTATCTCAGTTAATTGCACAAAAGATACAATGGTTATCTCACCATGTTGATGTAGCATTCCCAACGCCAGAAAGCCTACAAGGGCGAGAGTTATACCTTGCGGCGCAAGCGACAAAGACCTTTACTACTCAAATTTCTAGCGAGCTATTATCTCAAGCCAGTCAATATCCAATTTGGTTAGATGAAGTGGTGTTGGTTGATTTTCATCGCTTAACCATTATGTTTTCGATTCTGCAAGCAAAAGCGTGGTCACAGCAACCAGAACAAGAAAAGTTGGTGATCGAGTTTTTAACTCAAATTATGTTAGATGATGATTACCAATTGTACATGGGGTTTAAACAAGGTGAAGCGGTGGCAGCATTGATTGTACATAAAAGCGTGGCAACGACCGAAGATCCTTCTGAGTATTTATTGCTTTCAGATGTGTATTTATCAAGCGGCTATCAAGTAGAAACAGCATTACCATTTTTTGCCTCTGTAATTGATTTATACCAACAGCCAAATGATAAAAAAACAATCATAGTTTATCCATTATAA
- a CDS encoding NUDIX hydrolase, whose product MRQQILHQWKNIQLIEKEVTLPTGQSICHTTIIHPGAAVILPITENGEIILLKQFRPSLNKWILELPAGTIENNEDPLTCAKRELTEETGYRAQEIHPLGQCTPMAGFCDEIQYLFVATRLSAPAQQQLDNDEIIDVTQASLKQVEQWICDDVLTDAKTITCISKAKLCGYFDR is encoded by the coding sequence ATGCGCCAGCAAATTTTACATCAATGGAAAAATATTCAATTAATTGAAAAAGAGGTGACGCTTCCAACCGGTCAATCGATTTGTCACACCACGATTATCCACCCTGGCGCGGCGGTCATTTTACCGATCACCGAGAATGGCGAAATCATTTTACTTAAGCAGTTTCGCCCTTCCCTTAATAAATGGATTTTAGAATTACCTGCTGGCACCATTGAAAATAACGAAGACCCGCTCACTTGTGCAAAACGGGAACTGACCGAAGAAACCGGCTATCGAGCACAAGAGATACACCCACTTGGGCAATGCACCCCAATGGCAGGCTTTTGTGATGAGATTCAATATCTTTTTGTTGCTACCCGCTTATCTGCCCCTGCGCAACAGCAACTTGATAACGATGAAATTATTGATGTCACCCAAGCCAGTTTGAAACAAGTAGAACAATGGATCTGCGATGATGTACTCACCGATGCCAAAACCATTACTTGTATCAGTAAAGCCAAGCTATGCGGTTATTTTGATCGCTAA
- the ltaE gene encoding low-specificity L-threonine aldolase produces MDFRSDTVTHPTQAMRQAMATAAVGDDVYGDDPTVNDLQIWAAQQHGFEAALFVTSGTQANLLGLMAHCQRGDEYLCGQQAHNYKFEGGGAAVLGSIQPQPIENEPDGTLCFKKLERAIKPDDAHFAQTKLLSLENTINGKILPLDYLKQAREFTHKHDLKLHLDGARVYNAVVALDVDVKEIAQYFDSMTVCLSKGLAAPVGSLLLGTKEFISRARRIRKMLGGGMRQAGILAAAGKLALTEQVSQLKVDHENAQILAKGLNALDAFSLKPELVHTNIVFAKIDDNIDQAALKQSLQQQGITISCSQPMRFVLHKDINRQDVERFLQVLAPLVA; encoded by the coding sequence ATGGATTTCCGTTCAGATACTGTTACTCACCCTACTCAAGCTATGCGTCAAGCGATGGCAACCGCCGCTGTCGGGGATGATGTTTATGGCGACGATCCTACGGTTAATGATCTGCAAATATGGGCGGCGCAACAACACGGTTTTGAAGCGGCATTGTTTGTGACATCGGGCACCCAAGCCAATTTACTTGGATTAATGGCGCATTGTCAGCGTGGTGATGAATACTTATGTGGCCAGCAAGCACACAACTATAAATTTGAAGGGGGGGGCGCGGCGGTATTAGGCTCAATTCAACCACAACCGATCGAAAACGAACCTGATGGCACTTTGTGTTTTAAAAAATTAGAGCGTGCGATTAAACCCGATGATGCTCACTTTGCTCAAACCAAATTACTTAGCCTTGAAAACACCATCAACGGCAAGATACTGCCTTTAGATTATTTAAAGCAAGCACGTGAATTTACTCATAAACATGATCTAAAGCTGCACCTTGATGGCGCTCGTGTCTATAACGCAGTGGTTGCACTGGATGTCGATGTAAAAGAAATCGCGCAATACTTTGATTCAATGACGGTATGTTTATCCAAAGGCTTAGCGGCCCCTGTCGGTTCATTATTATTGGGTACTAAAGAATTTATCTCGCGTGCCCGTCGTATTCGTAAGATGCTGGGTGGCGGAATGCGTCAAGCTGGCATTTTAGCCGCGGCGGGTAAATTGGCATTAACTGAGCAAGTTTCACAATTGAAAGTCGATCATGAGAATGCTCAGATCTTAGCCAAAGGCTTAAATGCCCTAGACGCTTTTAGTTTAAAGCCTGAGCTGGTGCATACCAATATTGTATTCGCCAAAATCGATGACAACATTGATCAAGCCGCATTAAAACAAAGCCTTCAACAACAAGGCATTACCATTAGTTGTAGCCAACCGATGCGCTTTGTTTTGCATAAAGATATTAATCGTCAAGATGTTGAGCGATTTTTACAAGTACTAGCGCCATTAGTCGCATAA
- a CDS encoding nitrous oxide-stimulated promoter family protein has product MKKTLSNSELLIGSLQTEYKTLQAMIGIYCPAHHATNLGDKNHQGLCQECQSLLDYAEMRLDRCPYGETKPTCNKCPIHCYKPEPKAQMREVMIYAGPRMLMPHPILAIRHLIKERKKAAGKPAANQSNRAKRKANYERSGNN; this is encoded by the coding sequence ATGAAAAAAACACTTTCAAATAGCGAATTACTTATCGGTTCGTTGCAAACTGAATATAAAACCTTGCAAGCAATGATTGGCATTTATTGTCCTGCCCATCATGCTACTAACTTGGGTGATAAAAATCATCAGGGGTTATGCCAAGAGTGCCAAAGTTTGTTAGATTACGCAGAAATGCGCTTAGATCGTTGCCCTTATGGTGAAACCAAACCAACCTGCAATAAATGCCCAATCCACTGTTATAAACCAGAACCAAAAGCTCAAATGCGTGAGGTGATGATTTATGCGGGTCCTCGCATGTTAATGCCACATCCGATCTTGGCGATCCGTCATTTAATTAAAGAGCGTAAAAAAGCGGCAGGGAAACCCGCCGCGAATCAATCAAACCGTGCTAAAAGAAAAGCAAACTACGAGCGCTCAGGAAATAACTAG
- the clcA gene encoding H(+)/Cl(-) exchange transporter ClcA, producing MAKTKAFKKSFTQYKSKKFVGVILTRDKTPVSILLLSAIVGILAGFVGTFFEIAVTWISETRTEWLKQEVGSAVPLWLTAILVSAALAFVGYYLVNRFAPEASGSGIPEIEGAMDDIRPVRWWRVIPVKFFGGLGALGSGMVLGREGPTVQMGGNIGRMVSDIFRLKDPDGRHSLLACGAAGGLTAAFNAPLAGIMFVVEEMRPHFRYNLLSIKAVIISSVMSTLVFRSIKGQDAVITMPQYNPPELHTLWLFLVLGLMFGIFGVTFNRLVTWAQDMFALIHRNERKRYLITGTVIGGVFGLLLIYLPELTGGGVELIPGATNGDYSISFLMILFLARIATTLICFGSGAPGGIFAPMLALGTLFGTFFGQFALYIDPSLPIEPGMFAIAGMGALFAATVRAPITGILLVIEMTNNYHLILPLIITTLGATIMAQLLGGQPIYTQLLHRTLKKAKLQRGDLPITTPVVKVKTDIDETKATTTESAISTELTDEHKPAKKVAGDYGEALNIKDDKT from the coding sequence ATGGCTAAAACAAAAGCGTTTAAAAAATCTTTTACTCAATACAAATCGAAAAAATTTGTCGGAGTAATTTTAACTCGGGATAAAACCCCCGTTTCGATTTTGTTATTATCTGCCATCGTTGGTATTTTAGCTGGTTTTGTCGGCACCTTTTTTGAAATAGCCGTCACTTGGATATCAGAGACTCGTACTGAATGGTTAAAGCAAGAAGTTGGTTCCGCTGTGCCTTTGTGGTTAACCGCCATCCTTGTTAGTGCTGCACTCGCTTTTGTCGGTTACTACCTTGTAAACCGTTTTGCTCCTGAAGCCTCCGGTTCTGGTATTCCTGAAATAGAAGGCGCGATGGATGATATTCGCCCCGTTCGCTGGTGGCGTGTTATACCAGTAAAATTCTTTGGTGGTCTAGGTGCACTTGGATCGGGGATGGTATTAGGCCGTGAAGGTCCTACAGTACAAATGGGCGGAAATATTGGACGTATGGTTTCTGATATTTTTCGCTTAAAAGACCCTGATGGACGACACTCTTTATTAGCTTGTGGTGCCGCTGGTGGCTTAACTGCCGCATTCAATGCTCCTCTCGCGGGTATCATGTTTGTGGTTGAAGAAATGCGTCCTCACTTTCGATACAACTTATTGTCAATTAAAGCCGTTATTATTTCCTCTGTAATGTCGACCTTAGTATTTCGCAGCATAAAGGGTCAAGATGCGGTGATCACCATGCCGCAATACAACCCTCCAGAATTACACACTTTATGGCTTTTCTTAGTTCTTGGTCTGATGTTTGGTATTTTTGGTGTCACCTTCAATCGCTTGGTTACTTGGGCGCAAGATATGTTCGCGCTGATCCATAGAAATGAACGTAAACGCTACTTGATCACTGGTACTGTTATTGGTGGTGTATTTGGTTTATTACTGATTTACTTACCTGAATTAACCGGTGGTGGGGTTGAGCTTATTCCTGGTGCAACTAATGGTGACTACAGTATTAGTTTCTTAATGATCCTATTTCTTGCGCGTATTGCCACAACGTTAATTTGTTTTGGGTCTGGTGCTCCAGGTGGTATTTTTGCTCCGATGCTGGCACTAGGAACATTATTTGGTACCTTCTTTGGTCAATTTGCCCTTTATATTGACCCAAGCTTACCCATTGAACCTGGAATGTTTGCGATTGCAGGTATGGGGGCATTGTTTGCAGCAACAGTTCGAGCCCCTATCACCGGTATTTTACTGGTTATTGAAATGACTAATAACTATCATTTGATCTTGCCACTGATCATTACCACTTTGGGCGCGACCATCATGGCGCAGTTACTCGGTGGACAACCTATTTACACCCAATTACTACATCGAACCTTGAAGAAAGCCAAATTACAGCGTGGTGATCTTCCAATTACAACGCCAGTAGTAAAAGTAAAAACTGATATTGATGAGACTAAGGCGACAACAACTGAATCCGCAATCTCAACGGAGCTAACCGATGAACATAAACCTGCGAAAAAGGTTGCTGGTGATTATGGTGAAGCTTTAAATATTAAAGATGATAAAACATAA
- a CDS encoding S1 family peptidase — protein MDVMKFFTVSNTSMCCALALSANVYANEDAKGYSIVPYIINGNEADVAAFPYMGLLLKDYLDTTTTEYPNGYLVTLCGSTVLDERHVLTAAHCVEAITDAQKEENKRLAVVFKVQNINSDIFANTKYSVESIYYHDDYNINNNLSHDIAILNLSEPISSDDVSRNSYVAIAGSESDYRSNDFQFTLIGYGNTGPATSNPNENNSKVLQKTKVSYITADECQKNYPDVDDAQICVTGSIANMLRTGACQGDSGVPLLYRRNNTTYQAGLVSFGPESCGDTSQVVQSVYTELVDYQGWISSVLNGTATPKQAMNETDDDSNNESSNSSSGGGSLGGFGLALLGLIYWNRRRR, from the coding sequence ATGGATGTGATGAAATTTTTTACGGTATCAAATACCTCAATGTGTTGTGCTTTAGCACTAAGCGCAAATGTCTACGCCAATGAAGATGCGAAGGGCTACTCAATTGTTCCTTATATCATTAATGGTAATGAAGCGGATGTTGCTGCATTTCCTTACATGGGGCTATTGCTCAAAGACTATTTAGATACCACAACCACAGAATATCCTAATGGTTATCTTGTTACTTTGTGTGGCTCAACTGTACTGGACGAACGTCATGTGTTGACCGCTGCCCATTGTGTTGAGGCGATCACTGATGCTCAAAAAGAAGAAAACAAAAGATTGGCGGTGGTATTTAAGGTGCAAAATATCAATTCCGATATATTTGCTAATACTAAGTATTCGGTTGAATCTATCTATTATCACGATGATTACAACATCAATAATAATTTATCCCATGATATTGCAATTCTAAATCTCTCAGAGCCCATTAGCAGTGATGATGTTTCGCGTAATAGCTATGTTGCAATAGCGGGGAGTGAGAGTGACTACCGTAGTAATGATTTTCAATTTACTCTGATCGGCTACGGTAATACCGGGCCTGCAACCTCCAATCCAAATGAAAACAATTCTAAAGTATTACAAAAGACTAAAGTCAGTTATATAACAGCAGATGAGTGTCAGAAAAACTACCCTGATGTAGATGATGCACAAATTTGTGTAACAGGTTCCATAGCGAATATGCTGCGTACAGGAGCCTGCCAGGGAGATTCAGGTGTGCCATTGCTTTACAGGCGAAATAATACGACATACCAAGCTGGTTTAGTCAGCTTTGGACCTGAATCGTGTGGTGATACCAGCCAAGTTGTCCAAAGTGTATATACTGAACTGGTGGATTATCAAGGCTGGATCAGCTCGGTATTAAATGGTACGGCTACCCCAAAACAGGCTATGAATGAAACCGATGATGATAGCAATAACGAATCCTCTAATAGCAGTTCTGGTGGTGGCTCTTTAGGTGGTTTTGGATTGGCATTGTTAGGTTTGATTTATTGGAATCGTCGTCGTAGGTAA